A window of Fusarium falciforme chromosome 1, complete sequence genomic DNA:
CTGTCGCTGGGGCTCTGCCACTCGTAGAGCGACCAGGGGAGGGACTCGAAGAGGCGGATGTGGTTGATGAAGTCGTTCATGACGACGGGGCAGTCCGAATCGATGGTCCGGGGCTTTGTGATGGAACTGCGGAGCATGACTGAGCGGCGGTGTTGGAGGGCAAAGGTTCTATTGGTCAGCTGTTGCATAAGCCTTGCATACCAGGGGCCTTACCGTTCTGTGACAAAAAGCAGCCAGAAGACGCGCCGCCTCTTTTCCCTTTCGATATCGGGTAGATCGTGGTACCCTGTCTCGCGGGTAATATCTAGCGACTGAGCAAGCGAAATGCTCTGGTTGAGATAGAACCACGCATGCCGAGGATTATTGAGGTTTCCGTAGCTTGCAAAGAGGAAAAAGGAAGCCAGCATGGAGTCAAGGGTCGTGTCGTCTATGACATTGTACTGGCGGAGCGACGTCTCGGCAAGGCGGATGAGCATCTCGCCCGTCAGCTGCGGCTCCAGCGGTATATCTACCTCTGGTCCTTCGCCAATTGGGGCATTATCCATCCCGAACTGCATCCTAGTGGCGGCGCAGAGCGCAAGTATGAGTGCGTATCGTGAGGGGGGCAGCTCTTCGAGCCGGGCTGCGTCAGCGAGGAGCTCGTCGCCGTCGATAACGGGCATGATGGGGAATAGGACTTTGAGGAAGAGCTGGATGTGGGCGATGAGTGAGACGGATAGCAACCTGCTTTGACCCGGTCTCTCCGGCAGTTGATTAATTAAAGGCAACGCCGTGTTGAAGGCGTCATGCTGAGTGATGACCTGTGTCGATGTTGGCGTAGGACTCTCCGGactgcggctgctgctcccCCCGAACCAGAGCGGCGCCGCATCCTGGGTCATGGTCTGAAAGGAACTCTTGCCAAAATCGACCAGCCTCCGCCGTAGCTGCGACTGCCTGCGTCCCTGGCCCTCCTTGGGGCCCTTGCGGCGGATGCTGTACAGGTACTGGCACAGCAGGTCCCCGGCGTGGCAGTTCTTGCATGGCTGCCCGCGGTCGCATTTGACCTTGCGGAACCGGCAGCTGTCGCACGCCTGGCGAGGCTTCTCCCGCTTGCCGGCCATGTTGGGGTGGAGTTGCATGGGGAATTGAGTTGGGAGTGATTGTCAATtgggaggagatgaagtcCGGCGGATTACTGCGGCTCTGCTGGGCGCCTGGTTCTCCGCAAAAAGCGGCGAAATATCAATTGGATCACCTGCCCTCCCCAATGGGCCCCCCTCACTTTGCCTAGGTTGAGATCAGGTGATGTATCATGAGCCGACGGGTTAGACCTAACTTGCAAACAGTAGACACGCCTAAAAACGCCTCAATGTCGGCCCGACACAATGATTGCCCGGATACTCACACTATGACGCTTGCCTTAAAGTTTAGGGCAAATCCGGGGTTATCCCCAATGGGGTAATATTCGGGTTCCGCGAGGTTGCCCCCGCGATTAACAACCCTTTAAACCTGTTGAATTGGCGGCATAGTAGGCAATAAGGGAAGCACCACTAACTAAA
This region includes:
- a CDS encoding Zn(2)-C6 fungal-type domain-containing protein, with amino-acid sequence MQLHPNMAGKREKPRQACDSCRFRKVKCDRGQPCKNCHAGDLLCQYLYSIRRKGPKEGQGRRQSQLRRRLVDFGKSSFQTMTQDAAPLWFGGSSSRSPESPTPTSTQVITQHDAFNTALPLINQLPERPGQSRLLSVSLIAHIQLFLKVLFPIMPVIDGDELLADAARLEELPPSRYALILALCAATRMQFGMDNAPIGEGPEVDIPLEPQLTGEMLIRLAETSLRQYNVIDDTTLDSMLASFFLFASYGNLNNPRHAWFYLNQSISLAQSLDITRETGYHDLPDIEREKRRRVFWLLFVTERTFALQHRRSVMLRSSITKPRTIDSDCPVVMNDFINHIRLFESLPWSLYEWQSPSDSNQLEDLSLVHTINDKLCTIQADQSVIPSQRFDTLITQQWLRVSMWRLAVGKKPSSAAYNFGVLLPPSLPIDAGKIIMSALGSVGPKSKDCHGIGMEQKLFDVGVSLADSAMLPSWSCSSFETGPRDLLCAVIESLFTIRGCQSHLLPTLLKYSESVLGLTDPTPHIDFRLEVPQETETATPTAVVEDISAQVEEPVDPLTWLSGDELGMLDMSTPSPTWDDAGLSGEQVDISIGLSLG